The proteins below come from a single Candidatus Cloacimonadota bacterium genomic window:
- a CDS encoding T9SS type A sorting domain-containing protein, whose product MKRIFLLITLLIALGMALSAEQVTVGSMPNQIRLTQSTPDHMVMELTLGQFDAKPVTINGATWHELSLKKEGITLEAGFPTLPVLARSVIIPNTALMRLSLVDSEYVELQMPVAPSKGNLTRDIDPDSVPYTFGDVYFGDQPWPTENAYLTEPFILRDYRGITVRFQPFVYFPATQTLRVYTKLSVAIDASGTDLTNSLPVAKSSHANEFAGIYRNMFLNFNEAKYPDLAESGRILAIKHSMFDTVMQPWVDWKRQNGYRVDVVDVTVAGPTANQIKTYIQNQYDLNDGLMFVQIFGDAPQVPSLSSGGGGSDPSYALLAGADNYPDIYVGRFSAQNEAEMQTQVQRTVYYERDIQAGSDWIQRAMGIASNEGGGGQGDMGESDQQHMENIRTDLLNYGYVSVDQMYQTMGATATQVATNVNAGRGFINYVGHGSETTWVTTGFSNNHVNALTNDNMLPFIVSVACVNGNFVSQTCFAEAWLRSVNENTNAPAGAIGMYASSVNQSWAPPMRAQDEVTDLLIAEAKETMGGLFYNGSSKMIEVYGTNGFSEYKCWHIFGDASLMVRSKNPETLTATYSPVLFLGMSSFLVETIPGARVTLSAAGTVYATGIADLTGSLTLNMANPPLQPMDLTLTITAFNKVTHLGTVQVLPASGPYLIVADMVVSDDNNNIPEYGETITVNVTLDNVGTDTATGVNVAISTDDQYLTVLSNSEAIADIGPSSSGSTVTGFSIQVAGNVPDQHVAQIHIVATAGTETYEYNRSFTLNAPAFTWGGIVIEDFLGNNNGMIDPGESVTLKFPYTNTGHAQANEITTAMVIDGAMNVSEPMQTTCAALPAGGESYIEYFVTFSSQIPSGSTVNINTMLFSGEIVSTNAYVVNAGIVAENFETNFSAFDWTFTGGDWTIESGSYNGTNAARSATISHNQSTSMSVTLNCPAVGTVSFWKKVSSEQNYDFLKFYINNQLKNQWSGSNDIWSQVTYDVQPGMNIFTWEYAKDGYSSAGSDCAWIDDIVFPSTGGVTGAPAISLDATSVDFGSVTIGETASLPFTVHNNGDAVLIGSMELSAPFAVQQGNGAPANFIYIVVPAQSFLTVNLSFTPLNETAQNVTLLINTDDPANPTLSVELLGVGQPLASNDQISPVVTELKGNYPNPFNPSTTIAYSVKDATPVLIGIYNIKGQLVRTLVDEPKAAGNHLVVFDGLDNNRQPLSSGVYFYRMQAGDYSKSQKMIMMK is encoded by the coding sequence ATGAAACGCATTTTTCTGCTTATAACCCTGCTTATAGCGCTGGGAATGGCGTTGAGCGCGGAACAGGTGACGGTTGGGAGTATGCCCAACCAGATCCGCCTTACCCAGAGCACGCCTGACCATATGGTGATGGAACTGACTTTGGGGCAATTCGACGCCAAGCCTGTTACTATAAATGGCGCAACCTGGCACGAGCTGAGCCTGAAGAAAGAAGGCATCACCCTGGAAGCAGGCTTCCCTACCCTGCCCGTGCTGGCACGCAGCGTGATCATACCCAACACCGCCCTGATGCGGCTCAGCCTGGTGGATAGTGAATATGTGGAGCTGCAGATGCCGGTGGCCCCTTCCAAAGGCAACCTCACCCGCGATATTGATCCGGATTCGGTGCCCTACACCTTTGGCGATGTCTATTTTGGCGACCAGCCCTGGCCCACGGAAAACGCCTACCTCACCGAACCTTTCATTTTAAGGGATTACCGCGGCATCACGGTGCGCTTCCAACCCTTTGTATATTTTCCCGCAACGCAAACTCTGCGGGTTTACACCAAGCTGAGCGTGGCCATCGATGCTTCCGGCACCGACCTTACCAATTCCCTGCCCGTGGCAAAAAGCTCCCACGCGAACGAATTTGCCGGCATCTACCGGAATATGTTCCTCAATTTCAACGAAGCCAAATATCCTGACCTGGCTGAATCCGGACGCATCCTGGCTATCAAGCACTCAATGTTCGATACTGTGATGCAGCCCTGGGTGGATTGGAAACGCCAGAACGGCTACCGGGTGGATGTGGTGGACGTGACGGTTGCCGGCCCCACCGCCAACCAGATCAAGACTTATATCCAAAACCAGTATGACCTCAACGACGGCCTGATGTTCGTTCAGATTTTCGGTGACGCGCCCCAGGTGCCGTCCCTTTCATCCGGTGGCGGCGGTTCCGACCCCTCCTATGCTTTGCTGGCGGGAGCTGATAATTATCCGGATATCTATGTGGGCAGGTTCTCCGCCCAAAACGAAGCCGAAATGCAAACCCAGGTACAGCGCACCGTCTATTATGAACGGGATATCCAAGCCGGCAGCGACTGGATCCAGCGTGCCATGGGCATCGCCTCCAACGAAGGCGGCGGCGGCCAGGGCGACATGGGCGAAAGCGACCAGCAGCACATGGAAAACATTCGCACCGATCTATTGAACTATGGCTATGTAAGCGTGGATCAGATGTATCAAACCATGGGGGCGACTGCCACCCAAGTGGCCACCAATGTCAACGCTGGACGCGGATTCATCAACTATGTGGGCCACGGGTCAGAGACTACCTGGGTCACCACCGGGTTCAGCAACAACCACGTGAACGCCCTCACCAACGATAACATGCTGCCCTTCATCGTCAGCGTGGCCTGCGTGAATGGCAACTTCGTTAGCCAGACCTGCTTCGCCGAAGCCTGGTTGCGTTCTGTGAACGAGAACACGAACGCTCCTGCCGGGGCCATAGGTATGTATGCCAGCAGCGTCAACCAAAGCTGGGCACCCCCGATGCGCGCCCAGGACGAGGTTACTGACCTCCTGATCGCGGAAGCGAAAGAGACCATGGGCGGATTGTTTTACAACGGCTCCTCCAAGATGATAGAGGTTTACGGCACCAACGGGTTCAGCGAGTATAAATGCTGGCACATCTTTGGCGACGCCTCCTTGATGGTGCGCAGCAAGAATCCCGAAACCCTCACGGCCACTTACAGTCCCGTGCTCTTCCTTGGCATGAGCAGCTTCCTGGTGGAAACGATTCCCGGCGCAAGAGTAACCCTGTCCGCTGCCGGGACTGTCTATGCCACCGGCATCGCGGACCTTACCGGTTCCCTGACCCTGAACATGGCCAATCCGCCTCTGCAGCCGATGGACCTCACTCTCACCATCACAGCCTTCAATAAAGTCACCCATCTTGGCACAGTGCAAGTGCTTCCGGCCAGCGGACCCTACCTGATCGTGGCTGACATGGTTGTCTCTGACGACAACAACAACATCCCTGAATACGGCGAAACCATAACCGTGAATGTGACTCTGGACAACGTGGGCACAGACACCGCCACCGGTGTGAACGTGGCCATCAGCACCGATGACCAGTATCTCACCGTGCTGAGCAACAGCGAAGCAATCGCGGACATCGGCCCCAGCTCCAGCGGCAGCACCGTCACCGGATTCAGCATTCAGGTGGCTGGCAACGTTCCAGACCAGCATGTGGCTCAGATTCACATCGTGGCCACCGCCGGCACCGAAACCTATGAATACAACCGCAGTTTCACCCTCAACGCCCCAGCCTTCACCTGGGGGGGGATAGTGATCGAGGATTTTCTGGGCAACAACAACGGCATGATCGATCCCGGCGAAAGCGTGACCCTCAAATTCCCCTACACCAACACCGGCCACGCCCAAGCCAATGAAATCACCACTGCCATGGTAATCGACGGAGCAATGAACGTCTCCGAGCCTATGCAGACTACCTGCGCGGCCCTGCCCGCGGGCGGCGAAAGCTACATTGAGTATTTCGTGACCTTCAGTTCCCAGATTCCCAGCGGCTCCACTGTCAATATCAACACCATGCTCTTTTCCGGAGAGATAGTCTCCACCAATGCCTACGTTGTCAACGCCGGCATCGTTGCCGAAAACTTCGAAACCAATTTCTCAGCCTTCGACTGGACTTTCACCGGTGGCGACTGGACCATTGAATCCGGCAGCTATAACGGAACGAACGCCGCACGCAGCGCCACCATCTCTCACAACCAGAGCACCTCGATGAGCGTGACCCTAAACTGCCCTGCCGTTGGCACCGTTTCCTTCTGGAAAAAGGTTTCCAGCGAACAGAACTACGATTTCCTCAAGTTCTACATCAACAACCAGTTGAAGAACCAGTGGTCCGGCAGCAACGATATCTGGAGCCAGGTCACCTATGACGTCCAACCCGGCATGAACATCTTCACCTGGGAATACGCGAAAGACGGCTACAGTTCTGCGGGAAGCGACTGCGCCTGGATTGACGACATTGTCTTCCCCTCAACCGGAGGCGTCACCGGAGCGCCGGCCATCAGTCTGGATGCCACCAGCGTGGATTTCGGAAGTGTGACCATCGGGGAAACGGCCTCTTTGCCTTTCACAGTTCACAACAACGGCGATGCCGTTCTGATCGGCTCCATGGAACTGAGTGCGCCCTTTGCTGTCCAACAGGGCAACGGCGCGCCCGCCAACTTCATCTACATTGTTGTGCCGGCCCAATCCTTCCTCACCGTGAACCTTAGCTTCACGCCGCTGAACGAAACCGCCCAAAACGTGACCCTGCTGATAAATACGGACGACCCGGCCAATCCCACCCTCAGCGTGGAATTGCTGGGAGTTGGACAGCCCCTGGCCTCCAACGATCAGATTAGCCCCGTGGTAACAGAACTGAAGGGAAATTATCCCAACCCCTTCAACCCCAGCACCACCATCGCTTACAGCGTCAAGGATGCCACACCCGTTCTCATCGGCATCTACAATATCAAGGGACAGCTTGTCCGCACCCTGGTGGATGAACCAAAAGCCGCCGGCAATCATCTGGTGGTCTTCGACGGCCTGGACAACAACCGCCAACCCCTGTCCAGCGGAGTTTATTTCTACCGCATGCAGGCAGGCGACTACAGCAAATCCCAGAAAATGATCATGATGAAATAG
- a CDS encoding T9SS type A sorting domain-containing protein has protein sequence MKKTFIMLIILGLAAFLAASQGSIKLGNFPTTAELTRSSGDGLSVRYSIEKLDYQEVQTKEGVFTDLSVDQYTSTNNTGLPKLPLMRQIISVPEGAQVVPSFTSLLRKSFILADEGVNYPVFPRQESVSKSADLTKIPFEVNRDFYNRDAWTTDAPISVTELGHMRGYRLFALDFVPVRYNPARGEIEVIYSAEVQVQFINPDHIATDELRARTYSPAFEGPLRSVLLNPEPQRMSLNRYPMSYLIITPANFVNAMQPFVNWKKQEGFNVILATTAETGSTASAIKTYIQNIWNAATAENPAPTYLLIVGDTPQVPSNSGSTGSHVTDLTYVRLQGSDYMPEMYFGRFSATTEAEVTNQVNKTLMHEMYTMPSDAYLGEVVMIAGADSYWAPTHANGQVNYGTTNYFNPTHGITSHTYLYPASQTSDAAIVANVSNGVGYVNYTAHGSETSWADPTFTISDINNLQNVNKSAFVVGNCCLTSAFDIGICFAEAWLRAPNKGGVIYIGGTNSTYWNEDYYWGVGFKTNPNGQAPAYDANKLGYYDALFHDHNEAFTDWGSTAASAMSMGNMAVVQSNSNRINYYWEVYSVMGDPSLIPYLGIPAQNSFEAPQTMFLGLGTLDVVADPYSYVAISMNNELHGVGLTDASGMLTLNFTPFTEPGTAQIVLTRSLRKPMIANVQVVPNSGPYVTVSPITVNDPNANGIAEAGETISLDLTFNNVGIQQASNLTATLSSTCEYVSILEATESLPDIPANGTTSQTDLFSVLIHNAIPDQTSVPFDITVSDGTNQWVTSRSITVNAPHLQFGNPILFDPDGDGFLEPGEDISISVDIVNNGHMPTDSGTLTLVVNHPEVSLSATSFTLPPMAVGVTIPINFTASLSPQVQNGEMIPLGLSISAGAQNINHCILLTIGVTGEGFESGDFSTYPWTNTSTVPWTIQSGSTNAHSGLYGAKSGAISHSSSTELSLTMNVGTAGNISFWRKVSSENGWDFLRFSINNEELGSWSGNQDWLQVSYPVSAGTHTFKWVYSKDVSVSSGSDCAWIDDIVFPSAGSGEVAMIYVPQTEIKFLNVQPNDQLAADFVINNLGTVPLSGTISYPSCMGLLHNGSAVANDSAYSIPVGQSHTYTLTYTVPNPAVNLDLEMIITSNDTTTPAVIIPVRVEAGTANNDPGSIPLVTELEGNYPNPFNPETTISFSTKEAGPVRVRVFNVKGQLVRDLVDGNLPAGYYRVVWDGKDSSNRGVSSGIYMYRMDAPGYSKTLKMMLMK, from the coding sequence ATGAAGAAAACTTTCATCATGCTCATAATCCTGGGATTGGCGGCGTTTCTGGCCGCGTCCCAAGGATCGATCAAACTGGGAAACTTTCCCACCACTGCTGAGCTTACCCGCAGCAGCGGGGACGGCCTGAGCGTCCGCTACAGCATTGAAAAACTGGACTACCAGGAAGTTCAGACCAAGGAAGGTGTTTTTACAGACCTCAGTGTAGACCAATACACTTCCACCAATAACACCGGGCTGCCCAAGCTGCCCCTGATGCGCCAGATCATCAGCGTTCCGGAAGGAGCGCAGGTGGTCCCAAGCTTCACCAGCTTGTTGAGGAAGAGCTTCATACTGGCGGATGAGGGTGTGAACTATCCCGTTTTTCCACGCCAGGAATCCGTTTCCAAAAGTGCTGACCTGACCAAGATTCCCTTTGAAGTGAACCGAGATTTTTATAACCGCGATGCCTGGACCACCGACGCCCCGATCAGCGTGACCGAATTGGGCCACATGCGCGGCTACAGACTGTTCGCTCTCGATTTTGTGCCCGTGCGCTACAACCCCGCCCGGGGCGAAATCGAGGTGATCTACAGCGCCGAAGTGCAAGTCCAGTTCATCAATCCGGACCACATCGCCACCGATGAGCTGCGCGCCCGCACCTATTCCCCTGCGTTTGAGGGCCCCCTGCGCAGCGTATTGCTCAATCCCGAACCCCAAAGAATGTCTTTGAACCGCTATCCGATGAGCTATCTGATCATCACCCCTGCCAACTTCGTGAACGCCATGCAGCCTTTTGTGAACTGGAAAAAGCAGGAGGGATTCAACGTTATCCTGGCCACCACCGCCGAGACCGGCAGCACAGCCAGCGCCATCAAAACCTATATCCAGAACATCTGGAACGCAGCCACCGCCGAAAACCCGGCCCCCACCTACCTGCTGATCGTGGGCGATACGCCTCAGGTGCCGTCCAATTCCGGCTCCACTGGCAGCCACGTGACCGACCTCACCTATGTGCGTCTGCAGGGCTCGGATTATATGCCCGAGATGTATTTTGGCCGCTTTTCCGCCACCACCGAGGCCGAGGTGACTAACCAGGTGAACAAGACCCTCATGCACGAAATGTACACCATGCCCAGCGACGCTTATCTGGGAGAAGTGGTGATGATCGCCGGCGCAGACAGCTACTGGGCTCCCACCCATGCCAATGGCCAGGTCAACTATGGCACCACCAACTATTTCAACCCCACCCACGGAATAACCTCCCACACCTATCTTTACCCGGCTTCCCAAACCTCCGACGCAGCCATCGTGGCGAATGTTTCCAACGGCGTGGGCTATGTCAACTACACAGCCCACGGCAGCGAGACCTCCTGGGCCGACCCCACTTTCACCATCTCCGATATCAACAACTTGCAGAATGTGAATAAAAGCGCTTTCGTGGTGGGCAACTGCTGCCTCACCAGCGCGTTCGACATCGGCATCTGCTTCGCCGAAGCATGGCTGCGTGCCCCGAACAAGGGCGGTGTGATCTATATCGGCGGTACCAACAGCACCTATTGGAATGAAGACTACTATTGGGGCGTGGGCTTCAAAACCAATCCGAACGGGCAAGCCCCGGCTTACGACGCCAACAAACTGGGCTATTATGACGCCTTGTTCCACGACCACAACGAAGCCTTCACGGATTGGGGCAGCACCGCCGCCTCCGCCATGTCAATGGGCAACATGGCCGTGGTGCAGTCCAACAGCAACCGCATCAACTATTATTGGGAAGTGTACTCCGTGATGGGCGATCCCAGCCTCATTCCCTATCTGGGGATTCCCGCCCAAAACAGCTTTGAGGCTCCGCAAACGATGTTCCTGGGCCTCGGCACTTTGGATGTGGTCGCCGATCCCTACAGCTATGTGGCCATCTCCATGAACAACGAGCTGCACGGCGTAGGACTTACCGATGCCTCCGGAATGTTAACCTTGAACTTCACCCCCTTCACCGAACCCGGCACCGCACAGATCGTGCTCACGCGCTCCCTGCGCAAGCCGATGATAGCTAACGTGCAGGTGGTTCCGAACAGTGGTCCCTACGTAACCGTAAGCCCCATCACCGTTAACGACCCCAACGCCAACGGCATCGCCGAAGCTGGCGAGACCATCAGCCTGGACCTTACTTTCAACAACGTGGGCATCCAGCAGGCCTCCAACCTCACCGCCACCCTCAGTAGCACCTGCGAGTACGTGAGCATCCTGGAAGCCACTGAAAGCCTGCCCGACATTCCCGCCAACGGGACCACCAGCCAGACAGACCTGTTCAGCGTGCTGATCCATAATGCCATTCCGGACCAGACAAGCGTTCCGTTCGACATAACTGTTTCAGACGGAACCAACCAGTGGGTCACCAGCCGCAGCATCACTGTGAACGCTCCCCACCTGCAATTCGGCAATCCCATCCTCTTCGACCCGGACGGCGATGGCTTCCTGGAGCCAGGAGAAGACATCTCCATCAGTGTGGATATAGTTAACAACGGCCACATGCCCACCGACAGCGGCACCCTCACCCTCGTTGTAAACCATCCCGAGGTTAGCCTCAGCGCCACCAGCTTCACCCTGCCGCCCATGGCAGTGGGTGTGACAATTCCCATCAACTTCACCGCCTCCCTGAGCCCGCAGGTGCAAAACGGCGAAATGATTCCGCTCGGCCTTTCCATCTCCGCCGGCGCACAGAACATCAACCACTGCATCCTGCTCACCATCGGCGTAACAGGCGAAGGCTTCGAAAGCGGCGATTTCAGCACCTATCCCTGGACAAACACCAGCACCGTGCCCTGGACCATCCAGTCCGGCTCTACAAACGCCCACAGCGGCCTCTACGGAGCCAAATCAGGCGCGATCTCCCACAGCAGCAGCACCGAACTATCCCTCACCATGAACGTTGGTACCGCTGGTAACATCAGCTTCTGGCGTAAGGTTTCCTCCGAAAATGGCTGGGATTTCCTCCGTTTCAGCATAAACAATGAAGAGCTCGGTTCCTGGAGTGGAAACCAAGACTGGTTGCAAGTGAGTTATCCTGTTTCCGCTGGCACCCATACCTTCAAATGGGTCTATAGCAAGGATGTTTCCGTGAGTTCCGGCAGCGACTGCGCCTGGATCGACGACATCGTATTCCCCAGCGCCGGCAGCGGTGAAGTGGCCATGATCTATGTTCCCCAGACCGAGATCAAGTTCCTGAATGTTCAGCCCAATGACCAACTCGCGGCTGACTTCGTGATCAACAACCTTGGCACAGTGCCCCTGAGCGGGACCATCAGCTATCCATCCTGCATGGGCCTGTTGCACAATGGCAGCGCTGTGGCAAACGATTCCGCCTACAGCATCCCCGTGGGCCAAAGCCACACCTACACGCTCACCTACACAGTGCCCAATCCCGCTGTCAACCTCGATTTGGAGATGATAATCACTTCCAACGACACCACCACCCCCGCTGTGATCATCCCCGTGCGCGTTGAGGCTGGTACAGCCAATAACGATCCCGGCTCCATACCATTGGTCACCGAGCTGGAAGGCAATTATCCCAACCCCTTCAACCCTGAAACCACCATCAGCTTCTCCACCAAAGAAGCCGGTCCCGTGCGCGTTCGCGTGTTCAATGTCAAGGGCCAGCTGGTGCGCGATCTTGTGGATGGAAATCTGCCTGCCGGTTATTACAGAGTGGTTTGGGACGGAAAGGACAGCAGCAACCGCGGCGTATCCAGCGGCATTTACATGTATCGCATGGACGCTCCCGGCTATAGCAAAACCCTGAAAATGATGTTAATGAAATAA
- a CDS encoding DEAD/DEAH box helicase produces MARLFSKDYHEKSASWYFNHAVIALDRGDLQYWKSIDENGLYHLHFIASGERRDFFATQLDIVYDPVSQTVASHHCHECRDEESCRHYLSVLRYAYLYLKTDIFDSPAVETCDGSVLRGSEFWRGEHDRAVIEVERLYDPESDKARFYHSAYGRLDLPKLLQIESGGRPEGISNRKLEEYRAQLEVLSDSELAFFRYLNAHKAAYSAKAKFWSLYKKDLAPALVLMQDLDGRLTVRETGEPLKFNSQPYPLSLRVEPAGKKNYRVIPVILDELSVVYPGFPTWLLFRNEARPVFLPLGNETLEQLFSHELLLSAKDLIYWRTVVNRELRKQDIYLDFDPSIDLPQIVSGEPRVRLKVEKLGDNVALSGRLIYPSPRSGEEEQPLEIPLAVTCFSAPLVRSDYIDAGGGGNAWFYLPPEIFNRVSQISARIPGSGQGRLERQSQLVFSDGEELTRLRQSLFELESEALDIEIAPELRGEFIQKVGLQVEIRARRSEEIDWFEYEVSYRYRDLNFTHEELRRFFKSEEDFLHTADGRIIFISNPEVFRETERLLSRSEKLADEVYRSRLVNLPYYQRYMLENPAFRMLGDEWLDSFSRDLVRGHLEGQMVLPTYLQTILRGYQKAGVAWIRMLQHYRLGGILADEMGLGKTIQALALIHWAPEDSQSLVVCPKTLLYNWAAEIEKFHTNIPYLIVEGGKAERLELLRDPNAKLFIISYTVVLNDIAALKEKEFEWIILDEAQNIKNVAAKRTYAIKKLSARHRLALTGTPVENNLTELWSIYDFLIPGYLGSLKRFKQEFLEEPETGAVKLKRAVAPFLLRRTKKEVLLELPDKQEQVSWCRMHPVQEKLYLQIIDMVQKKLLNAPESANLNFVHILAALMKLRQICNHPHLANPDILPELEASAKLEHLLELVTDALASGHKILVFSQFVKMLKIIRRVFDAQGLRYAYMDGHTKNRMDEVRRFETDPELKLFLISLKTGGTGINLTSADTVILYDPWWNPMVENQAVDRTHRIGQTRKVQVFRLITKGSVEEKIMNLQQHKLQLFDEVVSESQNVLSSLSREEISALFSY; encoded by the coding sequence ATGGCCCGCCTGTTCAGCAAGGATTACCATGAAAAATCGGCTTCGTGGTATTTCAACCATGCCGTGATCGCCCTTGACCGGGGCGACCTGCAATACTGGAAATCCATCGACGAGAACGGCCTGTATCATCTGCATTTCATCGCTTCCGGGGAGCGCCGCGATTTTTTCGCCACCCAGCTTGACATCGTTTACGACCCCGTTTCCCAAACCGTGGCCAGCCACCACTGCCACGAGTGCCGGGATGAGGAAAGCTGCCGCCACTACCTCTCGGTGCTGCGTTACGCCTATCTTTACCTGAAAACCGACATCTTCGACAGCCCCGCCGTGGAAACCTGCGACGGCAGTGTGTTGAGGGGCAGTGAGTTCTGGCGGGGGGAGCATGACCGCGCCGTGATCGAGGTGGAGCGGCTTTATGACCCGGAATCCGACAAAGCGCGCTTCTACCATTCCGCCTACGGTCGGCTGGACCTGCCGAAGCTGCTGCAAATAGAGAGCGGAGGGCGTCCCGAGGGAATTTCCAACCGGAAACTGGAGGAATACCGGGCCCAACTTGAGGTGCTGTCCGATTCCGAGCTGGCTTTCTTCCGCTATCTGAACGCGCACAAGGCCGCCTACAGCGCCAAGGCGAAATTCTGGTCGCTCTATAAAAAAGACCTGGCCCCGGCCTTGGTGCTGATGCAGGATTTGGATGGGCGGCTGACGGTGCGCGAGACCGGGGAACCGCTAAAATTCAACTCCCAGCCCTATCCCCTCAGCCTGAGGGTGGAGCCGGCCGGCAAGAAAAACTACCGCGTCATCCCGGTTATCCTGGATGAACTTTCAGTGGTCTATCCCGGCTTTCCCACCTGGCTGCTTTTCCGCAACGAGGCACGCCCCGTCTTTCTGCCTCTGGGCAACGAAACCCTGGAGCAACTATTCAGCCATGAACTGCTGCTCAGCGCCAAGGACCTGATCTACTGGCGCACCGTGGTCAACCGCGAACTGCGCAAACAGGACATTTACCTGGATTTCGACCCCTCCATCGACCTCCCTCAGATAGTTTCCGGCGAACCGCGCGTCCGCCTGAAAGTGGAAAAGTTGGGCGACAATGTTGCCCTCTCCGGCCGGTTGATCTATCCCTCGCCGCGCTCTGGGGAGGAGGAACAGCCTTTGGAGATACCGCTGGCTGTGACCTGCTTCTCGGCGCCATTGGTGCGCAGCGACTATATTGACGCCGGTGGGGGCGGCAACGCCTGGTTTTACCTGCCGCCGGAGATTTTCAACCGGGTGAGCCAGATCTCGGCCAGAATCCCCGGGTCGGGGCAGGGCCGCCTGGAACGCCAGTCCCAACTGGTTTTCAGCGACGGAGAAGAACTAACCAGGCTGCGCCAGAGCCTCTTTGAACTGGAATCTGAGGCCCTGGACATCGAAATCGCGCCGGAACTGCGGGGCGAATTCATCCAGAAAGTGGGGCTGCAGGTGGAAATCCGGGCCAGGCGCAGCGAAGAGATCGACTGGTTCGAATATGAAGTTTCCTACCGCTACCGGGACCTAAACTTTACCCATGAGGAACTGAGGCGCTTCTTCAAATCTGAAGAGGATTTCCTCCATACCGCTGACGGACGCATTATCTTCATTTCCAATCCTGAGGTCTTCCGCGAAACCGAGCGTCTGCTGTCGCGCAGCGAAAAACTGGCGGACGAGGTTTACCGCTCCCGGCTGGTGAACCTGCCCTATTACCAGCGCTACATGCTGGAAAACCCGGCTTTCCGCATGTTGGGCGACGAATGGCTGGACAGCTTTTCCCGCGACCTCGTGCGCGGCCATCTTGAAGGCCAGATGGTTCTTCCAACTTATCTGCAAACCATCCTCCGCGGCTACCAGAAAGCGGGAGTGGCCTGGATCCGGATGCTGCAGCACTACCGCCTGGGGGGAATCCTCGCCGACGAAATGGGCCTGGGAAAAACCATCCAGGCGCTGGCCCTCATCCACTGGGCCCCGGAGGACAGCCAAAGCCTGGTGGTCTGTCCCAAAACGCTGCTCTACAACTGGGCGGCGGAGATAGAGAAGTTCCACACCAACATCCCCTACCTGATCGTGGAAGGCGGCAAGGCCGAACGGCTGGAGCTGCTGCGCGACCCGAACGCGAAGCTCTTCATCATCTCTTACACGGTGGTGCTGAACGACATCGCGGCCCTCAAGGAAAAAGAATTTGAATGGATAATCCTGGACGAGGCGCAGAACATCAAAAACGTTGCCGCCAAACGCACCTACGCCATCAAAAAGCTCTCCGCCCGCCACAGACTGGCCCTCACCGGCACCCCGGTGGAAAACAACCTCACCGAACTCTGGTCTATCTACGACTTCCTCATCCCGGGTTATCTGGGCAGCCTCAAGCGCTTCAAACAGGAATTCTTGGAAGAGCCCGAAACAGGCGCCGTGAAGCTCAAACGCGCGGTGGCGCCCTTCCTGCTGCGCCGCACCAAGAAAGAGGTGCTGCTGGAACTTCCGGACAAACAGGAACAAGTTTCCTGGTGCCGGATGCACCCCGTGCAGGAAAAGCTCTACCTCCAAATCATCGACATGGTGCAGAAAAAGCTGCTCAACGCCCCGGAGAGCGCCAACCTCAACTTCGTGCACATCCTGGCCGCGCTGATGAAGCTGCGCCAGATCTGCAACCACCCCCACCTGGCCAACCCGGACATCCTGCCGGAACTGGAAGCCTCAGCCAAACTGGAACACCTTTTGGAACTGGTTACAGACGCCCTGGCAAGCGGACACAAGATCCTGGTTTTCTCCCAGTTCGTGAAGATGCTGAAGATCATCCGCCGCGTCTTCGATGCCCAGGGTCTGCGCTATGCCTACATGGACGGCCATACCAAAAACCGCATGGACGAGGTGAGGCGCTTTGAGACAGACCCGGAGCTCAAACTCTTCCTCATCAGCCTCAAAACCGGCGGCACCGGCATCAACCTCACCTCCGCCGATACCGTTATCCTCTACGACCCCTGGTGGAATCCAATGGTTGAAAACCAGGCGGTGGACCGCACCCACCGCATTGGCCAGACCCGCAAGGTGCAGGTCTTTCGCCTGATCACCAAAGGAAGCGTGGAGGAAAAGATAATGAACCTGCAACAGCACAAACTGCAGCTTTTCGACGAGGTGGTTTCCGAATCCCAGAACGTGCTCTCCTCCCTCAGCCGGGAGGAAATCAGCGCGCTATTCAGCTATTGA